In the genome of Telluria beijingensis, one region contains:
- a CDS encoding phage holin family protein has product MTLSATVGRIGANLLAMVRTRLELAAIELQEETHRLVGYLAWGVAAAFFAVVAVLLAILFVLVLFWDTHRLLAIGGMTGLFALLGLLAYFKVRGDLATRPPLMAATLAELRKDAQAVKGEPIDEQQA; this is encoded by the coding sequence ATGACGCTTTCCGCGACCGTCGGAAGAATCGGGGCCAACCTGCTCGCCATGGTGCGGACACGGTTGGAACTGGCAGCGATCGAGCTGCAGGAGGAAACGCATCGCCTGGTCGGCTACCTGGCCTGGGGCGTCGCAGCCGCCTTCTTCGCGGTGGTCGCGGTGCTGCTGGCGATCCTGTTCGTGCTGGTCCTGTTCTGGGACACCCATCGCCTGCTGGCGATCGGCGGCATGACCGGATTGTTCGCCCTGCTCGGCCTGCTCGCCTACTTCAAGGTGCGCGGCGACCTGGCGACCCGTCCGCCGCTCATGGCCGCCACGCTGGCCGAACTGCGCAAGGATGCGCAAGCCGTCAAGGGAGAACCGATCGATGAGCAGCAAGCTTGA
- a CDS encoding PEP-CTERM sorting domain-containing protein — MSMNKFAVAAAIAISALAFSGSANAVILTGSTGANSVTDYSEAGLVSFDLDLHDFSTTTLNFVLEEGDLAGPLSFNAIVRNLVGLSMYQFSFVLQGIGYAAPGSVDSFSGAQASHTSNTAVVKFPLGETTDLLFGNPTLVDGSSDWLLDTTGLSAGDSFSIVAQVPEPSTVAMMLPLMAGLLLARRRKRD, encoded by the coding sequence ATGAGCATGAATAAATTCGCCGTCGCCGCCGCCATCGCCATCAGCGCGCTGGCCTTTTCGGGCTCCGCCAATGCCGTCATCCTGACCGGCAGCACGGGCGCCAATAGCGTGACCGACTACAGCGAGGCCGGCCTCGTGTCGTTCGACCTCGACCTGCACGATTTCAGCACCACCACCCTGAACTTCGTGCTGGAAGAAGGCGACCTGGCCGGCCCGCTGAGCTTCAACGCCATCGTGCGCAACCTGGTGGGCCTGTCGATGTACCAGTTCAGCTTCGTCCTGCAAGGCATCGGCTATGCGGCGCCGGGCAGCGTGGACTCGTTCTCGGGCGCCCAGGCCAGCCATACGAGCAACACCGCCGTCGTCAAGTTCCCCCTGGGCGAAACGACCGATCTGTTGTTCGGCAATCCGACCCTGGTCGACGGCAGCAGCGACTGGCTGCTCGACACCACCGGGCTGTCGGCCGGCGACAGCTTCTCGATCGTGGCGCAGGTGCCGGAACCGTCGACCGTGGCCATGATGCTGCCGCTGATGGCCGGCCTGCTGCTGGCGCGCCGCCGCAAGCGCGACTGA
- a CDS encoding TetR/AcrR family transcriptional regulator, with protein sequence MQQAARLDVSRHAARLFVERGVAGASGDDIAAAAGLSKRTVWRYFRNKESCVEPLFDATSLRFIALLRDWPRTVSIEAWLQACLGAERRSAQELADDVLAVRLLALLPDEPDLRCAWLMSVQRAEEALAAVVAERLERSSKDAEVRLCAATVMAAIRVVDETISIAAVRHRQAFTIQDVIERLARAIRAASTLPICDPVTT encoded by the coding sequence ATGCAGCAGGCAGCAAGACTGGACGTATCGCGCCACGCGGCCCGGCTGTTCGTGGAGCGTGGCGTGGCCGGCGCCAGCGGCGACGACATCGCCGCCGCGGCAGGCCTGTCGAAGCGCACGGTGTGGCGTTATTTTCGCAACAAGGAAAGCTGCGTCGAGCCGCTGTTCGACGCGACCTCGCTCCGGTTCATCGCGCTGCTGCGGGACTGGCCGCGCACCGTTTCGATCGAGGCGTGGCTGCAGGCCTGCCTGGGCGCCGAACGGCGCTCGGCGCAAGAGCTGGCCGACGACGTGCTGGCCGTGCGCCTGCTGGCCCTGCTGCCGGACGAGCCGGACCTGCGCTGCGCCTGGTTGATGTCCGTCCAGCGCGCCGAAGAGGCGTTGGCCGCGGTCGTCGCCGAACGCCTGGAGCGTTCCAGCAAGGACGCCGAGGTGCGGCTGTGCGCCGCCACCGTCATGGCCGCGATCCGCGTGGTCGACGAGACCATCAGCATCGCCGCCGTGCGGCACCGCCAGGCCTTCACCATCCAGGACGTGATCGAACGCCTGGCCCGCGCCATCCGCGCGGCCAGCACGCTGCCGATCTGCGATCCGGTCACCACCTGA
- a CDS encoding DUF883 family protein encodes MIEKIPTQTGTRDQLVSDLKTVIHDAESWLRNGGQLTGEELKAAKVKFEQTLASAKTSLIHAEETVVERTKVAAKATDEYVKDNPWKSVGLGAAIGVVIGMLIARK; translated from the coding sequence ATGATCGAAAAAATCCCGACCCAGACCGGCACCCGCGACCAACTGGTCAGCGACCTGAAGACCGTGATCCACGACGCCGAATCCTGGCTGCGCAACGGCGGCCAGCTGACCGGCGAAGAGCTGAAGGCGGCGAAGGTCAAGTTCGAACAGACCCTGGCGTCGGCCAAGACCAGCCTGATCCACGCCGAAGAAACCGTGGTCGAGCGCACCAAGGTCGCCGCCAAGGCCACCGACGAGTACGTCAAGGACAATCCATGGAAGTCGGTCGGCCTGGGCGCCGCGATCGGCGTCGTGATCGGCATGCTGATCGCCCGTAAATAA
- a CDS encoding LysR substrate-binding domain-containing protein — MTLTELKYIVAVARAKHFGHAAEACFVAQPTLSVAIKKLEDELGVTLFERGGSEVSVTPLGAQIVAQAERVLEQTAAIKELAKQNKDPLAGPLRLGVIYTIGPYLLPPLVKNLIDTVPQMPLVLQENYTHKLLELLRQGELDAAIMALPLPDHGMSVQPLYDEPFIVAMPRSHPWANRKEISAEDLKSETMLLLGAGHCFRDQVLEVCPEMARFSAPAAGNGMQRTFEGSSLETIRHMVASGIGLTVLPRASVADMKDPNGLLTYVPFLPPAPSRRVVIAWRKSFTRRAAIDAVVRAVGECHLPGVEMVTLEAAA; from the coding sequence ATGACACTGACCGAGCTGAAATACATTGTCGCCGTCGCCCGCGCCAAACACTTCGGCCATGCGGCCGAGGCCTGCTTCGTGGCCCAGCCTACCCTGTCCGTCGCCATCAAGAAGCTCGAGGACGAGCTGGGCGTGACCTTGTTCGAGCGCGGCGGCTCCGAAGTCTCCGTGACGCCGCTGGGTGCCCAGATCGTGGCCCAGGCCGAGCGCGTGCTGGAACAGACCGCCGCCATCAAGGAGCTCGCCAAGCAGAACAAGGATCCACTGGCCGGTCCGCTGCGCCTGGGCGTGATCTATACGATCGGGCCCTACCTGCTGCCGCCGCTGGTCAAGAACCTGATCGACACCGTGCCGCAAATGCCGCTGGTGCTGCAAGAGAACTACACCCATAAACTGCTGGAACTGCTGCGCCAGGGCGAGCTCGATGCCGCCATCATGGCGCTGCCGCTGCCCGACCATGGCATGTCGGTGCAGCCGCTGTACGACGAACCCTTCATCGTGGCCATGCCGCGCAGCCACCCGTGGGCGAATCGCAAGGAAATCTCGGCCGAAGACCTGAAAAGCGAAACCATGCTGCTGCTCGGCGCCGGCCACTGCTTCCGCGACCAGGTGCTCGAAGTGTGTCCGGAGATGGCGCGCTTCTCGGCGCCGGCGGCCGGCAACGGCATGCAGCGCACCTTCGAAGGCTCGTCGCTCGAGACGATCCGCCACATGGTCGCCAGCGGCATCGGCCTGACCGTGCTTCCGCGCGCCTCGGTGGCCGACATGAAAGACCCGAACGGCCTGCTGACCTATGTGCCCTTCCTGCCGCCAGCGCCGTCACGCCGCGTGGTGATCGCCTGGCGCAAGAGCTTCACCCGCCGCGCCGCGATCGACGCGGTGGTGCGCGCGGTGGGCGAATGCCACCTGCCGGGGGTGGAGATGGTCACGCTCGAGGCGGCGGCATAG
- a CDS encoding PhoX family protein encodes MNEHDMSPSRRNLLKSMSALPFVGAFAALHAREAAAANGNTALVDSPYGPIAPVNDLSTGLPLLQLPPGFSYKSYGWRGDTMSDGRPCPGGHDGMGVIVTRKVGRSTEQVLVRNHEISGSAASNFINAFGLYDTGNVSNSSVNRSCGGTTNLVFRDGNWISMTPSLGGTQQNCAGGITPWGTWLTCEEIGSDTVSAGGKKHGYVFEVTADPQQVSGQPIVNMGRYAHEAAAVDPTNCNVYLTEDSSGKSGFYRYIPDIKTGAPGSLAMGGVLEMAKVKGRNNVNLAVASVDDTYELEWVSIANPDANRGNATGPNGQTITGAAGPFVQGWTKGALRMNRGEGIWYAQGKMYVMDTSGGPVSRGAIWELDLASQVLTCIYSSPSQLVGNMGDNLTVSPRNAILICEDSSSAITDHFGYGQRLMGLTSAGDAYIFAKNNINVTAAQLQGAGKLASLAGDQRGNEFAGACFDPTGRHLFVNIQTPGVTFAITGPWAKGPL; translated from the coding sequence ATGAACGAACACGATATGTCGCCGTCGCGGCGCAACCTGCTCAAGAGCATGTCCGCACTGCCTTTCGTCGGCGCCTTCGCCGCCCTGCACGCGCGCGAGGCGGCCGCCGCCAACGGCAATACCGCCCTGGTCGACAGCCCGTATGGCCCGATCGCCCCGGTGAACGACCTGAGCACCGGCTTGCCGCTGCTGCAACTGCCGCCCGGCTTCAGCTACAAGAGCTACGGCTGGCGCGGCGACACGATGAGCGATGGCCGTCCCTGCCCGGGCGGCCACGACGGCATGGGCGTGATCGTCACCCGCAAGGTCGGCCGCAGCACCGAGCAGGTGTTGGTGCGCAATCATGAAATCAGCGGTAGTGCCGCTAGCAATTTCATCAACGCCTTTGGCCTCTACGACACCGGCAATGTGAGCAACAGCTCGGTCAACCGTTCCTGCGGCGGCACCACCAATCTGGTGTTCCGCGACGGTAACTGGATTAGCATGACCCCGAGCCTGGGCGGTACCCAGCAGAACTGTGCCGGCGGCATCACGCCCTGGGGCACCTGGCTGACCTGCGAAGAGATCGGCTCCGACACCGTCAGCGCCGGCGGCAAGAAGCACGGCTATGTGTTCGAGGTGACGGCCGATCCGCAACAGGTCAGCGGCCAGCCGATCGTCAATATGGGCCGCTACGCGCACGAGGCTGCCGCCGTCGATCCGACCAACTGCAACGTCTACCTGACCGAGGATTCGTCGGGCAAGTCGGGCTTCTATCGCTATATCCCGGACATCAAGACCGGCGCGCCAGGTTCGCTGGCCATGGGCGGCGTGCTCGAGATGGCCAAGGTCAAGGGCCGCAACAACGTCAACCTGGCGGTCGCGTCGGTCGACGACACCTATGAGCTGGAGTGGGTATCGATCGCCAACCCGGACGCCAATCGCGGCAACGCCACCGGCCCCAACGGCCAGACGATCACGGGCGCCGCCGGGCCTTTCGTGCAGGGCTGGACCAAGGGCGCGCTGCGCATGAACCGCGGCGAAGGCATCTGGTATGCCCAGGGCAAGATGTACGTGATGGACACCTCGGGCGGTCCGGTCAGCCGCGGCGCGATCTGGGAACTCGACCTGGCCAGCCAGGTCCTCACATGCATCTACTCGAGCCCGAGCCAATTGGTGGGCAATATGGGCGACAACCTGACCGTCAGCCCGCGCAACGCGATCCTGATCTGCGAGGATTCGTCGAGCGCCATCACCGACCACTTCGGCTACGGCCAGCGCCTGATGGGCCTGACGAGCGCCGGCGATGCCTACATCTTCGCCAAGAACAATATCAACGTCACCGCGGCGCAATTGCAGGGGGCCGGCAAGCTGGCCTCGCTCGCCGGCGACCAGCGCGGCAACGAATTCGCCGGCGCCTGCTTCGACCCGACCGGCCGCCACCTGTTCGTCAACATCCAGACCCCGGGCGTGACGTTCGCGATCACCGGTCCGTGGGCCAAGGGACCGCTGTAA
- the ubiA gene encoding 4-hydroxybenzoate octaprenyltransferase, whose product MNKLALYFRLVRADKPIGILLLLWPTLWALWMASGGVPDLQILAIFIIGTALMRSAGCAINDYADRDFDRHVKRTVDRPLTSGKISGKEAVMVAAVLAIVSFLLILPLNTLTKQLSVVAVVVAGTYPYFKRFFAIPQAYLGIAFGFGIPMGFAAVQGQVPAVAWWLLVANVFWAVAYDTAYAMVDRDDDLKLGMRTSAITFGRFDVAAIMLCYGASLAILLLCGWSLGLRWWFVGGIVAAGCIALYHYTLIRDRDRMKCFKAFRHNNWLGAALFIGVALDYALG is encoded by the coding sequence ATGAACAAGCTGGCGCTCTATTTCCGCCTGGTCCGGGCCGACAAGCCGATCGGCATCCTCCTGCTGCTGTGGCCTACCCTGTGGGCACTCTGGATGGCTTCCGGCGGCGTGCCGGACCTGCAGATCCTGGCGATCTTTATCATCGGCACGGCCCTGATGCGGTCCGCCGGCTGCGCCATCAACGACTATGCCGACCGCGACTTCGACCGCCACGTCAAGCGCACCGTCGACCGCCCGCTCACCAGCGGCAAGATCAGCGGCAAGGAAGCGGTGATGGTAGCGGCGGTGCTGGCCATCGTCTCGTTCCTGTTGATCCTGCCGCTGAACACGCTGACCAAGCAGCTGTCGGTGGTGGCGGTGGTGGTGGCCGGCACCTATCCCTATTTCAAACGCTTCTTCGCGATCCCGCAGGCCTATCTCGGCATCGCCTTCGGCTTCGGCATCCCGATGGGCTTTGCCGCCGTGCAGGGCCAGGTGCCGGCCGTGGCCTGGTGGCTGCTGGTGGCGAATGTGTTCTGGGCCGTGGCCTACGACACCGCCTACGCCATGGTCGACCGCGACGACGACCTCAAGCTCGGCATGCGTACCTCGGCCATCACCTTCGGCCGCTTCGACGTGGCCGCGATCATGCTGTGCTACGGCGCCTCGCTGGCGATCCTGCTGCTGTGCGGCTGGTCGCTGGGCCTGCGCTGGTGGTTCGTCGGCGGCATCGTGGCGGCGGGTTGCATCGCCCTGTACCACTACACCCTGATCCGCGATCGCGACCGCATGAAGTGCTTCAAGGCCTTCCGTCACAACAACTGGCTGGGGGCCGCACTGTTCATTGGTGTCGCGCTCGACTATGCATTAGGTTAA
- a CDS encoding YggS family pyridoxal phosphate-dependent enzyme encodes MSIIAANLQAVEATIGEAVQAAGRARSEVQLLAVSKTFPAQAVLEAMASGQTAFGENYLQEALDKIVNVAQAQPEAPVEWHFIGPIQSNKTRPIAANFHWVHTVERLKIAQRLSEQRPPELGPLNICLQVNISGEASKSGATEAELPELARAVAQLPNLRLRGLMAIPEQATDPAQQRAAFARLRQLHDALRADGLALDTLSMGMSGDTTAAIAEGATIVRIGSAIFGARNYD; translated from the coding sequence ATGTCCATAATCGCCGCTAACTTGCAAGCTGTCGAAGCGACAATCGGGGAGGCCGTCCAGGCCGCCGGACGCGCCCGGAGCGAGGTGCAATTGCTGGCTGTTTCCAAGACGTTTCCTGCGCAGGCGGTGCTCGAGGCGATGGCATCCGGGCAGACCGCCTTCGGCGAAAACTATCTGCAGGAAGCGCTCGACAAGATCGTGAACGTCGCGCAGGCGCAACCAGAAGCGCCGGTCGAATGGCATTTCATCGGCCCGATCCAGAGCAACAAGACGCGGCCGATTGCGGCAAACTTTCACTGGGTGCACACGGTCGAGCGCCTCAAGATCGCCCAGCGGCTGTCCGAACAGCGCCCGCCCGAGCTCGGCCCGCTGAATATCTGCCTGCAGGTGAACATCAGCGGCGAGGCCAGCAAGAGCGGCGCCACCGAGGCGGAGTTGCCCGAACTGGCGCGCGCCGTGGCGCAGTTGCCGAACCTGCGCCTGCGCGGCCTGATGGCGATTCCCGAACAGGCGACCGACCCCGCGCAGCAGCGCGCCGCCTTCGCCCGCCTGCGCCAGCTGCACGACGCCTTGCGCGCCGATGGCCTGGCGCTCGATACGCTATCGATGGGCATGTCGGGCGATACGACCGCGGCGATCGCGGAAGGCGCAACCATCGTGCGCATCGGCAGCGCCATCTTCGGCGCCCGCAATTACGATTAA
- a CDS encoding prolyl oligopeptidase family serine peptidase, with protein sequence MHVPVYPATRRVDVVDTMFGHRVADPYRWLEADARSDREVAAWIVEQNAATQTCLANLPGREVFRARLKALQDHEKFTVPRERGGRYFYTRNPGLENQAALLVRDGVDGRDQVLIDPNAWSEHGTLALAEWAPSDDGALLAYAVQQDGADWRTIRVIDVASGDVLGDELAWARFTTIAWAADGAGFFYTRYPEPTAGDAALAGHAVYFHRLGTPQESDRLLYATPDRPELLHFIEVTRDGRYALITSTPGVQANSLVVIDLADERWPARTVVDHFDAEWSPLDVAGDTLYLLTSDGAERRRIATLDLADPEAAPRPLVPEDSAVLGDARLVGGRLVGTYLADVKTELRRFTLDGRPDGVVPLPGIGSAGGFQGHPDVNEAFFVFTSFNAPTTILRYDVAANTAAVWAAPTVDADLAHIAVEQRFYASKDGTRVPMFLIRRSDVTGPAPTLLHGYGAFGISMVSFYEPTLLAWIEQGGVVAIANIRGGGEYGKAWHAAARGDNKQATFDDFIAAAEYLHAERIVTPDGLAIHGESGGGLLVGAVVNQRPELFAAALPGVGVMDMLRFARFTGGRLWMGEFGDPAVEAPFRTLLAYSPYHNVAAGKRYPAILATTADTDDRVVPAHTFKYIAALQEADPATRPHLVRIDIQAGHGAGKPTAKAIEEMADKWAFAAHWTGLKVEARQ encoded by the coding sequence ATGCATGTACCCGTCTATCCCGCCACCCGCCGCGTCGACGTCGTCGATACCATGTTCGGCCACCGGGTCGCCGACCCCTATCGCTGGCTGGAAGCCGATGCCCGTAGCGACCGCGAGGTCGCGGCCTGGATCGTGGAGCAAAACGCCGCAACCCAGACCTGCCTGGCGAACCTGCCCGGCCGCGAGGTCTTTCGCGCGCGCCTGAAGGCGCTGCAGGACCACGAGAAATTCACGGTCCCGCGCGAGCGCGGCGGCCGCTATTTCTATACCCGCAATCCCGGCCTCGAGAACCAGGCCGCGCTGCTGGTGCGCGATGGCGTCGACGGCCGCGACCAGGTGCTGATCGACCCGAATGCCTGGTCCGAGCATGGCACGCTTGCCCTGGCCGAGTGGGCGCCATCGGATGACGGCGCCTTGCTGGCCTATGCGGTGCAGCAGGATGGCGCCGACTGGCGCACGATTCGCGTGATCGATGTCGCCAGCGGCGATGTGCTCGGCGACGAACTCGCCTGGGCGCGCTTCACGACGATCGCCTGGGCGGCGGACGGCGCCGGCTTCTTCTATACGCGCTATCCCGAGCCGACGGCGGGCGATGCCGCGCTGGCCGGCCACGCCGTCTATTTCCACCGACTGGGCACGCCGCAAGAGAGCGACCGGCTGCTGTATGCGACGCCGGATCGACCCGAGCTGTTGCACTTCATCGAAGTGACGAGGGACGGGCGCTACGCGCTGATTACGTCCACCCCCGGCGTCCAGGCCAACAGCCTGGTCGTCATCGACCTCGCGGATGAACGCTGGCCGGCGCGCACCGTGGTCGATCACTTCGACGCCGAGTGGTCGCCGCTCGACGTCGCCGGCGATACGCTCTACCTGCTGACCAGCGACGGCGCCGAGCGGCGCCGGATCGCGACCCTCGACCTGGCCGACCCCGAGGCCGCGCCGCGCCCACTGGTGCCCGAAGACAGCGCCGTGCTGGGCGATGCACGCCTGGTCGGCGGCCGCCTGGTTGGTACCTACCTGGCCGACGTCAAGACCGAGCTGCGACGCTTTACGCTCGATGGCAGGCCGGATGGCGTCGTCCCGCTGCCCGGCATCGGCAGCGCGGGCGGCTTCCAGGGGCATCCGGACGTCAATGAAGCCTTCTTCGTGTTCACCAGCTTCAATGCGCCGACCACGATTCTTCGCTACGACGTTGCCGCCAATACGGCCGCCGTGTGGGCGGCGCCGACCGTCGACGCCGACCTGGCGCACATCGCGGTCGAACAGCGCTTCTATGCGTCGAAGGACGGCACCCGGGTGCCGATGTTCCTGATCCGGCGCAGCGACGTGACTGGTCCGGCGCCGACCCTGCTGCACGGCTACGGCGCCTTCGGCATCAGCATGGTCTCGTTCTACGAGCCGACCCTGCTGGCCTGGATCGAGCAGGGCGGGGTGGTGGCGATCGCCAATATCCGCGGCGGGGGTGAATACGGCAAGGCCTGGCATGCCGCAGCGCGCGGGGACAACAAGCAGGCCACCTTCGACGACTTTATTGCCGCCGCCGAGTATCTGCACGCCGAGCGGATCGTGACCCCGGACGGCCTGGCGATCCACGGCGAATCGGGCGGCGGCCTGCTGGTGGGCGCGGTCGTCAACCAGCGTCCCGAGCTGTTCGCGGCGGCCTTGCCGGGCGTCGGCGTGATGGACATGCTGCGCTTCGCCCGATTCACGGGCGGACGCCTGTGGATGGGCGAGTTCGGCGACCCGGCTGTCGAGGCGCCGTTCCGCACCCTGCTGGCCTACTCGCCCTACCACAATGTGGCGGCCGGCAAGCGCTATCCGGCCATCCTCGCCACCACGGCCGATACCGACGACCGGGTCGTGCCGGCCCATACCTTCAAGTACATCGCGGCGCTGCAGGAGGCCGACCCCGCCACGCGTCCGCACCTGGTGCGCATCGACATCCAGGCCGGCCATGGCGCCGGCAAGCCGACTGCCAAGGCCATCGAGGAGATGGCCGACAAATGGGCGTTTGCCGCCCATTGGACCGGCTTGAAGGTGGAGGCAAGGCAATAG
- the proC gene encoding pyrroline-5-carboxylate reductase — translation MQITFIGGGNMAAALISGIVRQAGSGTSIHVVDRNLEALERLSQQYGVRTSTAIDDQVMESEVVVLAIKPQQMREVAAELAPHLSRQLVLSIAAGIRSADLSRWLNGYGAIVRTMPNTPALIGMGVTGLAAQPGVSESQRQQADTVMRAVGKTVWLDDESQIDPVTAVSGSGPAYVFFFLEAMQEAASQMGLSAEQGRELALATFTGAAQLAAQSDEPVEVLRQRVTSKGGTTHAAISSMEAAGVKEAIVAAMQAAAARGKELGEELGRD, via the coding sequence ATGCAGATCACCTTCATCGGCGGCGGCAATATGGCCGCGGCGCTCATCTCCGGCATCGTCAGGCAGGCCGGTTCGGGAACCAGTATCCACGTGGTCGACCGCAACTTGGAAGCGCTGGAACGCCTGTCGCAACAGTATGGCGTGCGCACGTCGACGGCGATCGACGACCAGGTGATGGAGAGCGAAGTCGTGGTGCTGGCGATCAAGCCGCAGCAGATGCGCGAGGTGGCGGCCGAGCTGGCGCCGCACCTGTCGCGCCAGCTGGTGCTGTCGATCGCGGCCGGCATCCGTAGCGCCGACCTGTCGCGCTGGTTGAACGGCTACGGCGCCATCGTGCGCACGATGCCGAACACGCCGGCCCTGATCGGCATGGGCGTGACCGGCCTGGCCGCCCAGCCGGGCGTCAGCGAGTCCCAGCGCCAGCAGGCCGACACGGTCATGCGCGCGGTCGGCAAGACCGTGTGGCTGGACGACGAGTCGCAGATCGATCCGGTGACGGCGGTGTCGGGCAGCGGGCCGGCCTACGTGTTCTTCTTCCTGGAAGCGATGCAGGAGGCGGCCAGCCAGATGGGCTTGAGCGCGGAACAGGGCAGGGAACTGGCGCTGGCCACGTTCACCGGCGCGGCGCAGCTGGCGGCGCAGTCGGATGAACCGGTCGAGGTGCTGCGCCAGCGCGTGACGTCGAAGGGCGGCACGACGCATGCGGCGATCAGCAGCATGGAGGCGGCTGGAGTAAAGGAAGCGATCGTCGCCGCGATGCAGGCGGCGGCGGCGCGCGGGAAAGAACTGGGCGAAGAGCTGGGAAGGGATTGA
- a CDS encoding mechanosensitive ion channel family protein, with protein MRLHLRFLILLLVALATPLSLTAYAAGQAEEAAPAEEVIPDALKRETPRSMVSGLISALAEPDYDRAAQYLDVPAGTNRQRTNAITQARNFHALLDNGGSLQSFVVLSNEAIGKIDDDLPAEQENVGVLTIQDRKVPILLTRGQDGDHQVWRVARETIDQVAQAARQEPVVQEPDKNEFSVAGAPLKDWAMLIGLGILIFGGLWTVAALIVAAMRRLVPDAAANGLVRFMEAALPPASLLIAVGLFYSWAERLPVSIVARTTLLRYTGIVSVIALVWFGLRLIDAVAELATARMQRSQRRQVVAVITLARRAAKILLLIFSGIAILGTFGIDVTTGIAALGIGGIALALGAQKTVENLVGSVTVIADKPLQVGDFIKVGDVVGTVEDVGIRSTRIRTGERTVVTIPNGDLSARQIENFAARDRFLFNPTIAVPLGTSSAKLKEAISIVQQVLTEQKNMAEGHRARLGSINDRAFNIDVFSYIDVREFDTQVIIRENLLLTIHERLEAAGIDFAFPTQKIVFTREQSAGAREQQGGPGEGAANDTGLVTLDKTMPPPRA; from the coding sequence ATGCGTCTTCACTTACGTTTCCTGATCCTGTTGCTCGTCGCCTTGGCGACGCCACTTTCACTCACGGCCTATGCCGCCGGCCAGGCCGAAGAAGCGGCCCCGGCCGAAGAGGTCATCCCCGACGCGCTCAAGCGCGAGACGCCGCGTTCGATGGTGTCGGGCCTGATTTCCGCCCTGGCCGAACCTGATTACGACCGCGCCGCCCAGTACCTCGACGTGCCGGCCGGGACCAATCGCCAGCGCACGAATGCCATCACCCAGGCCCGCAACTTCCACGCGCTGCTCGACAACGGCGGTTCGCTGCAGTCCTTCGTCGTGCTGTCGAACGAGGCCATCGGCAAGATCGACGACGACCTGCCGGCCGAGCAAGAGAACGTCGGCGTGCTGACCATCCAGGACCGCAAGGTGCCGATCCTGCTGACCCGCGGCCAGGACGGCGACCACCAGGTCTGGCGCGTGGCGCGCGAGACGATCGACCAGGTCGCGCAGGCGGCGCGCCAGGAACCGGTGGTGCAGGAGCCCGACAAGAACGAATTCAGCGTTGCCGGCGCGCCGCTCAAGGACTGGGCGATGCTGATCGGCCTGGGCATCCTGATCTTCGGCGGCCTGTGGACGGTGGCGGCGCTGATCGTCGCCGCCATGCGCCGGCTGGTGCCCGACGCCGCCGCCAACGGGCTGGTGCGTTTCATGGAAGCGGCGCTGCCTCCGGCCAGCCTGTTGATCGCGGTCGGCCTGTTCTACAGCTGGGCCGAACGGCTGCCGGTGTCGATCGTCGCCCGCACGACCCTGCTGCGCTATACCGGCATCGTGTCGGTCATCGCGCTGGTGTGGTTCGGCCTGCGCCTGATCGACGCGGTGGCCGAACTGGCCACCGCGCGCATGCAGCGCAGCCAGCGGCGCCAGGTGGTGGCCGTGATCACGCTGGCGCGGCGCGCGGCCAAGATCCTGTTGCTGATATTCTCGGGCATCGCCATCCTCGGCACTTTCGGCATCGACGTCACCACCGGGATCGCGGCCCTCGGTATCGGCGGTATCGCGCTGGCGCTGGGCGCCCAGAAGACGGTGGAAAACCTGGTCGGCAGCGTCACCGTGATCGCCGACAAGCCGCTGCAGGTGGGCGACTTCATCAAGGTCGGCGACGTGGTCGGCACCGTGGAAGACGTGGGCATCCGCTCGACCCGCATCCGCACCGGCGAGCGCACCGTCGTCACGATCCCCAACGGCGACCTGTCGGCGCGCCAGATCGAGAACTTCGCGGCGCGCGACCGCTTCCTGTTCAATCCGACCATCGCGGTGCCGCTCGGTACCTCGTCGGCCAAGCTGAAGGAAGCGATCAGCATCGTCCAGCAGGTGCTGACCGAGCAGAAGAACATGGCCGAGGGCCATCGCGCGCGGCTGGGCAGCATCAACGATCGCGCCTTCAATATCGACGTGTTCTCGTACATCGACGTGCGCGAGTTCGATACCCAGGTCATCATCCGCGAAAACCTGCTGCTGACGATCCACGAGCGGCTGGAAGCGGCCGGCATCGACTTCGCGTTCCCGACCCAGAAGATCGTGTTCACGCGCGAGCAATCGGCCGGGGCCAGGGAGCAGCAGGGCGGTCCCGGCGAGGGGGCCGCGAACGACACCGGACTGGTGACGCTGGATAAGACTATGCCGCCGCCTCGAGCGTGA